One Candidatus Methanoplasma cognatum DNA window includes the following coding sequences:
- the pyrB gene encoding aspartate carbamoyltransferase, with protein sequence MDFYDKDLVSIRDLDREQINYLLDLSERMIPYAKGEKVKKVLDGKVLGNLFFEPSTRTKLSFESAAGRLGCTVIDVSEMSMTSMSKGETLADTIKMVDGYCDVIVLRHPHEGAARLAAKFSENPVINAGDGAGSHPTQTLLDLFTMRSAKGSLDGLNIVLVGDLKYGRTVHSLAEALTMFGAKLTFVAPESLQMPADTFNHIVEKGCRPAKTHVLEDAIGQADVLYVTRIQKERFPDPAEYQKVAGTYRIDNAILREAKSDMIVMHPLPRVDEIMPEVDSTPHAKYFEQAFNGVPVRMALLCAILGGDIDG encoded by the coding sequence ATGGACTTCTATGACAAGGACCTTGTTTCCATACGCGACCTTGACCGAGAGCAGATAAATTATCTGCTTGACCTTTCCGAAAGGATGATACCTTACGCCAAAGGCGAGAAGGTGAAGAAAGTGCTGGACGGCAAGGTGCTCGGCAACCTGTTCTTTGAACCATCCACCCGGACAAAACTGTCATTTGAAAGCGCGGCCGGAAGACTCGGCTGCACGGTCATAGATGTTTCCGAGATGTCCATGACCTCCATGTCAAAAGGGGAGACTCTTGCCGATACCATAAAAATGGTGGACGGGTACTGCGACGTCATCGTCCTGAGGCATCCTCATGAGGGTGCCGCCAGGCTTGCGGCGAAGTTCTCCGAGAACCCGGTGATAAACGCCGGGGACGGGGCCGGCTCCCACCCCACGCAGACGCTGCTCGACCTTTTCACCATGCGGTCCGCCAAAGGATCCCTCGACGGCCTGAACATAGTTTTGGTGGGGGATCTGAAATACGGCCGCACCGTCCACTCACTCGCCGAAGCGCTGACGATGTTCGGCGCGAAGTTAACGTTCGTAGCGCCGGAATCGCTGCAGATGCCTGCGGACACTTTCAACCACATCGTCGAGAAAGGGTGCAGGCCCGCGAAGACGCATGTCCTGGAGGATGCGATAGGGCAGGCCGATGTACTCTATGTGACAAGGATACAAAAAGAAAGGTTCCCGGACCCCGCCGAGTATCAGAAGGTTGCGGGGACGTACAGGATAGACAACGCGATACTCCGCGAGGCGAAGAGCGACATGATAGTGATGCATCCGCTGCCGAGGGTCGACGAGATCATGCCCGAGGTGGATTCCACTCCCCATGCGAAATACTTTGAGCAGGCGTTCAACGGGGTGCCCGTAAGAATGGCCCTCCTCTGCGCCATACTCGGAGGTGACATCGATGGATAA
- a CDS encoding Fic family protein, with the protein MDENSLHSDKAGRIEWADNGQFCYFRPNTLPLDIKADGLTNRTFRTVSAVSKLDGRISGIPDEERVVILNAFAVKEATTSSAIEGSRSTVSDIFREEKEKERDREKALDNQEVRNYKEALRSGIEAVSGRGAITEEIMLSMHRTLLKGVRGSGKQPGSYRSGQVWVGGRKDTLETAEFVPVPPFAIQYMMDDLINYMNENDDDPIRKIAVSHYQFETIHPFMDGNGRIGRLMIMLLLYREGIMENPFLYISEYFNKHRGEYICHLTEVRTDGDLQGWLEFFLDALDSQTKRSMELLDSLESYKKTMRELALRERSSALDVIGGMLIENPFITAKDIADRTGVSAPTARKLIDVLLWNDVLDVMEGKRKGKLYKATAILDMLESI; encoded by the coding sequence ATGGATGAGAACAGCCTTCACAGCGATAAGGCGGGACGGATCGAATGGGCTGACAACGGACAGTTCTGTTATTTCAGACCTAACACTTTGCCTCTTGACATAAAGGCCGACGGTCTGACCAACAGAACATTCCGCACGGTGTCCGCAGTGTCCAAATTGGACGGAAGGATATCCGGCATCCCGGATGAAGAACGGGTCGTGATCCTCAACGCATTTGCAGTAAAGGAGGCCACGACCAGCTCCGCCATAGAAGGATCCAGGTCCACGGTGTCCGATATATTCAGGGAAGAAAAAGAGAAAGAAAGGGACAGAGAAAAAGCGTTGGACAATCAAGAGGTGCGGAACTATAAAGAAGCACTCCGCAGCGGGATCGAAGCAGTCTCCGGAAGGGGCGCGATAACCGAGGAGATAATGCTGTCGATGCACAGGACATTGCTGAAAGGGGTCAGGGGTAGCGGTAAACAGCCAGGTTCCTATCGAAGCGGTCAGGTCTGGGTCGGAGGCAGAAAAGACACGCTGGAAACGGCAGAGTTCGTCCCGGTCCCGCCATTTGCCATACAATATATGATGGACGACCTCATAAATTACATGAACGAAAATGATGATGATCCAATCAGGAAGATAGCAGTCTCCCATTATCAGTTCGAGACCATACACCCATTCATGGACGGGAATGGGAGGATAGGGAGGCTGATGATAATGCTCCTCCTTTACAGAGAAGGTATAATGGAGAACCCATTTCTTTACATAAGCGAATATTTCAATAAGCACAGGGGCGAGTATATCTGTCATCTGACCGAGGTGCGCACAGACGGAGACCTGCAGGGTTGGCTGGAATTCTTCCTTGATGCATTAGACTCTCAAACAAAGAGGTCGATGGAGCTTCTTGATTCTCTGGAGTCATATAAGAAAACGATGCGGGAGCTGGCGCTTAGGGAGAGGAGCAGTGCTTTGGACGTGATCGGCGGCATGCTGATAGAGAACCCCTTCATAACTGCAAAGGACATCGCGGACAGGACGGGCGTAAGTGCGCCCACTGCAAGAAAGTTGATCGACGTCCTTCTGTGGAATGATGTGTTGGATGTTATGGAAGGCAAAAGGAAAGGAAAGTTGTACAAAGCAACAGCGATACTGGATATGCTGGAGAGCATCTGA
- a CDS encoding DUF5591 domain-containing protein, whose amino-acid sequence MLSVIGRSQRGRTCEYSRGDRSIKTPFIIGSDDPDIRISAGAEGRTLRFFGSEIPIDQKLLTSVSSRKDTAPFCKDGVCVVRLPFSSEHDIPDDSDVIVVPNAFELRNDARKLIDSVIKIREKIGYNRLLCMIGIAEPSTVALLTYMGADVFDDSLAKAAGSKMIRLIPEGEIRAGSDVSDENIADLSKECEKIIAFTEAGRLRELVDQRAPSSPSSVAALRIFDEVGYRYQEECCSSVGTRFACNTTQALRRPDLMIYRDKISERYRKPEHKRILLLLPCSAKKPYHISKTHKAFASAIHTAQHDTLVHEVIVTSPLGIVPRELDIFYPANSYDIPVTGEWKCQEREMIRSMVSGILSQGYDKVICHLGDSAELVEDLADMEETVVGDPTSPASLKNLDEALRRAAKGMEPADYSVERIGSVRSILAFQLGQEAADALMSDGSYAIGKFPYWKILRNSPDGKDKIQLGMLTPERGMVSLTIEGAEIIAGTGKNIVEMTDFEMKGNLFAVGVKDADPGLRPGDEAVVTLNGNVIAVGVAMMSGKEMADLKRGIAVKVRHKRK is encoded by the coding sequence ATGCTGAGTGTCATCGGAAGGTCTCAAAGAGGAAGGACGTGCGAGTATTCCAGAGGGGACCGGTCAATAAAGACGCCGTTCATAATAGGTTCCGACGACCCCGACATCCGCATTTCGGCCGGAGCCGAAGGCAGGACACTCCGTTTCTTCGGCTCAGAGATCCCCATCGACCAAAAACTGCTCACTTCAGTATCTTCAAGAAAGGACACGGCGCCATTCTGCAAAGACGGAGTGTGCGTCGTAAGGCTTCCTTTCAGCAGCGAACATGACATCCCAGATGATTCCGACGTGATCGTGGTGCCGAACGCATTCGAACTTAGGAATGACGCGAGAAAACTCATCGATTCCGTGATCAAAATAAGGGAGAAAATAGGATACAACAGACTCCTCTGCATGATCGGTATCGCCGAGCCCTCCACGGTCGCGCTACTGACGTACATGGGGGCGGATGTGTTCGACGATTCTCTGGCAAAAGCGGCGGGTTCCAAAATGATCCGTCTGATCCCGGAAGGAGAGATACGCGCCGGCAGCGATGTTTCGGATGAGAACATCGCCGACCTAAGTAAGGAGTGCGAAAAGATAATCGCGTTCACGGAAGCGGGAAGGCTGAGGGAATTGGTCGATCAGAGGGCGCCGTCGTCGCCGTCTTCGGTCGCCGCACTGAGGATCTTCGACGAAGTCGGCTACAGGTATCAGGAGGAATGCTGTTCCTCCGTCGGGACGAGGTTCGCGTGCAACACGACCCAGGCTCTAAGAAGACCGGACCTTATGATATACCGCGATAAGATCTCCGAAAGATACAGGAAGCCGGAACATAAGCGTATACTGCTGCTGCTTCCCTGTTCGGCGAAGAAGCCTTACCACATCTCGAAGACACACAAAGCGTTCGCATCGGCGATACACACGGCACAGCACGACACCCTTGTGCACGAGGTCATTGTGACATCCCCTCTCGGCATCGTACCGAGGGAGCTGGATATATTCTATCCTGCCAACTCATATGACATACCGGTCACCGGAGAATGGAAATGCCAGGAGCGGGAGATGATAAGGTCGATGGTGTCCGGCATACTCTCGCAGGGCTATGACAAGGTGATATGCCACTTGGGTGATTCGGCGGAACTGGTCGAGGATCTGGCAGATATGGAGGAGACCGTCGTCGGAGATCCTACCTCCCCCGCATCGCTGAAGAATCTGGATGAGGCGCTGAGAAGGGCCGCAAAAGGCATGGAACCTGCCGATTATTCTGTCGAGAGGATAGGTTCTGTGAGATCTATATTGGCATTCCAGCTGGGGCAGGAGGCCGCCGATGCTCTGATGAGCGACGGAAGCTACGCAATAGGCAAATTCCCTTACTGGAAGATATTGAGGAACAGTCCTGACGGCAAGGACAAGATCCAGTTGGGGATGCTTACGCCGGAGAGGGGCATGGTATCCCTTACGATAGAGGGCGCGGAGATCATCGCAGGGACAGGCAAGAACATCGTTGAGATGACGGATTTCGAGATGAAAGGGAACCTCTTTGCCGTCGGTGTGAAGGATGCCGACCCCGGACTCAGGCCGGGCGACGAAGCAGTTGTCACTCTGAACGGGAATGTCATAGCAGTAGGGGTCGCGATGATGTCCGGCAAGGAGATGGCGGACCTCAAAAGAGGGATAGCAGTCAAGGTAAGGCACAAAAGAAAGTGA
- a CDS encoding DUF368 domain-containing protein, whose protein sequence is MKSPVPAVKKFFIGVLVGIASTVPGVSGAVLAVCFGIYERLISDIADIAHKIREDFGFLMVVGVGIAFGIVVSFKGLDWILEHYLVASMMLFTGMILGQLPELWKHTERESKPSKTNVLAFAVGIVITLLFLAMAMMEAEEIKLSHDAVSCLCMVLIGMIFSVSHLVPGISGATILLAMGLYPQLIETIASFDVVLMVPLVIGVFIGLIGFSKVVSYALTRYRRSTYLMIFGLTIGSVFVILYEAAAAGPGVTDIALGTVALVGGIALSLLFSKLGKETSKEFSIR, encoded by the coding sequence GTGAGCGGGGCGGTCCTTGCCGTCTGCTTCGGGATCTATGAGCGGCTTATATCGGACATCGCGGACATTGCCCATAAGATCAGGGAGGACTTCGGATTCCTGATGGTCGTAGGAGTGGGCATTGCCTTCGGCATTGTGGTCTCCTTCAAAGGGCTCGATTGGATACTGGAACATTACTTGGTCGCCTCCATGATGCTGTTCACGGGGATGATACTGGGACAGCTTCCGGAGCTGTGGAAACACACAGAACGGGAAAGCAAACCTTCTAAGACGAACGTCTTGGCATTTGCGGTCGGCATTGTCATAACCTTGCTGTTCTTGGCCATGGCCATGATGGAAGCGGAAGAGATAAAACTCTCACACGATGCGGTGTCGTGCCTGTGCATGGTCCTCATCGGCATGATCTTTTCCGTATCTCATCTTGTTCCGGGGATAAGCGGTGCCACGATACTTTTGGCCATGGGCCTGTACCCCCAGCTGATAGAGACGATAGCCTCGTTCGATGTCGTTCTGATGGTACCGCTTGTGATAGGAGTCTTCATCGGCTTGATCGGTTTCTCCAAGGTCGTAAGCTATGCGCTTACCAGATACCGCAGGTCCACCTACCTGATGATATTCGGGCTGACGATAGGTTCCGTCTTTGTTATATTATATGAGGCTGCGGCCGCCGGCCCCGGCGTCACGGACATCGCGCTGGGTACCGTTGCGTTGGTCGGAGGCATAGCGCTGAGTCTGTTGTTCTCAAAGCTGGGTAAGGAGACGTCAAAGGAATTCTCCATCCGATGA